Proteins encoded within one genomic window of Halomonas sp. YLGW01:
- a CDS encoding pseudouridine synthase — translation MSTLYLLHKPYRMLSQFTDGEADGGERRATLADVIDVPGIYPAGRLDYDSEGLLLLTDDGELIHRIAHPKHKQPKTYWVQVEGEPDEAALAALRQGVVLNDGPTRPAKVRRLESPPVGPRQPPVRERRQIPTRWLELTISEGRNRQVRRMTAEVGHPTLRLIRAAIGPWRLDDLAPGEWRQETLHAPAKPRRAGERSKGASKGEKEKGARGPNRQARHGKPPRRSR, via the coding sequence ATGAGCACTCTCTACCTCCTCCACAAGCCCTACCGCATGCTCTCCCAGTTCACCGACGGCGAGGCAGATGGCGGCGAACGCCGGGCGACCCTGGCCGACGTGATCGACGTGCCGGGCATCTACCCGGCCGGACGCCTCGACTACGACTCCGAAGGCCTGCTGCTGCTCACCGACGATGGTGAGCTGATCCATCGCATCGCCCACCCCAAGCACAAGCAGCCCAAGACCTACTGGGTGCAGGTAGAAGGTGAACCCGATGAAGCGGCCCTCGCGGCCTTGCGCCAGGGCGTGGTGCTCAACGACGGCCCGACCCGGCCGGCCAAGGTGCGCCGCCTCGAATCTCCGCCGGTCGGCCCGCGCCAGCCGCCGGTGCGAGAGCGGCGCCAAATACCTACCCGCTGGCTGGAGCTGACCATCAGCGAGGGCCGCAATCGCCAGGTGCGACGCATGACCGCCGAGGTCGGCCACCCCACCCTGCGCCTGATTCGCGCGGCGATCGGCCCCTGGCGCCTGGACGACCTGGCCCCCGGCGAATGGCGCCAGGAAACGCTGCATGCGCCCGCCAAGCCGCGGCGCGCTGGCGAAAGAAGCAAGGGGGCAAGCAAGGGAGAAAAGGAGAAAGGCGCCAGGGGCCCGAACCGCCAGGCCCGACACGGCAAGCCTCCGCGGAGGTCACGATGA
- a CDS encoding NUDIX domain-containing protein, with the protein MSRWAPRVTVATVVERAGRFLMVEEARGGPQTLFNQPAGHLEPGEGIRAAAEREVREETAWHVGITDYLGLYVYQAPDGLTFHSHGFAGMALAHLGNDLDPDILATHWLTLEELEILEQAGRLKSPLVMRRIRDVTRGRSFPLDVIQER; encoded by the coding sequence ATGAGTCGCTGGGCGCCGCGGGTCACGGTGGCCACCGTGGTCGAGCGCGCCGGCCGCTTCCTGATGGTCGAGGAGGCCCGCGGCGGCCCCCAGACGCTCTTCAATCAGCCCGCCGGCCACCTGGAGCCCGGCGAAGGGATACGCGCCGCCGCCGAGCGCGAGGTCCGTGAGGAGACTGCCTGGCACGTGGGCATCACCGACTACCTGGGCCTCTATGTCTATCAGGCGCCGGATGGCCTGACCTTTCACAGTCACGGCTTTGCCGGCATGGCGCTGGCGCACCTCGGCAATGATCTGGACCCAGACATCCTGGCGACCCACTGGCTGACTCTCGAGGAGCTGGAAATCCTGGAACAGGCCGGGCGCCTGAAAAGCCCGCTGGTGATGCGGCGCATCCGTGATGTGACGCGTGGCCGCAGCTTTCCGCTGGACGTGATCCAGGAACGCTGA
- the mnmA gene encoding tRNA 2-thiouridine(34) synthase MnmA, whose amino-acid sequence MSVAASVAAGSSAAHAPAAGKVIVGMSGGVDSSVSALLLMEQGYQVEGLFMKNWDEDDGTEYCTAKEDLADAQAVCDKLGIKLHTANFAAEYWDNVFEHFLAEYQAGRTPNPDILCNREIKFKVFLEYAEMLGAEKIATGHYVRGGVRGGRPRLLKGLDTNKDQSYFLHAVPEAAIARTLFPVGELEKPEVRAIAERHDLVTARKKDSTGICFIGERRFSDFLRQYLPAQPGVIETPEGEVIGEHIGLMYYTLGQRQGLGIGGLPNHPDAPWYVAHKDLARNVLIAVQGKHHDLLYSNILATEPMDWVAGEAPLAEGRFTAKTRYRQEDVACSMRTREDGGVEVIFDEPQRAVTPGQSLVLYDGEICLGGGVIRETWQDKERRS is encoded by the coding sequence ATGTCAGTTGCTGCGTCAGTTGCTGCCGGATCATCCGCCGCGCACGCCCCGGCGGCGGGCAAGGTCATCGTCGGCATGTCCGGCGGTGTCGATTCCTCCGTGTCCGCCCTCCTGCTCATGGAGCAGGGCTACCAGGTCGAAGGCCTGTTCATGAAGAACTGGGACGAGGACGACGGCACCGAATACTGCACCGCCAAGGAAGATCTGGCGGATGCGCAGGCGGTCTGCGACAAGCTCGGCATCAAGCTGCACACCGCCAACTTCGCCGCCGAGTACTGGGATAACGTCTTCGAGCATTTCCTTGCCGAGTACCAGGCCGGGCGCACGCCGAACCCCGACATCCTGTGTAACCGCGAAATCAAGTTCAAGGTGTTCCTCGAGTACGCCGAAATGCTCGGCGCCGAGAAGATCGCCACCGGCCACTATGTCCGCGGGGGCGTGCGGGGCGGCCGACCGCGCCTGCTCAAGGGCCTCGACACCAACAAGGACCAGAGCTACTTCCTGCATGCCGTGCCGGAAGCCGCCATCGCCCGCACCCTGTTCCCGGTGGGCGAGCTGGAGAAGCCCGAGGTGCGCGCCATCGCCGAGCGCCACGACCTGGTGACCGCCCGCAAGAAGGATTCCACCGGCATCTGCTTCATCGGCGAGCGGCGCTTCTCCGACTTCCTGCGCCAGTACCTGCCCGCCCAGCCCGGCGTCATCGAGACCCCCGAGGGCGAGGTGATCGGCGAGCACATCGGCCTGATGTACTACACCCTGGGTCAGCGCCAGGGGCTCGGCATCGGCGGCCTGCCCAATCACCCGGACGCCCCCTGGTACGTGGCGCACAAGGATCTCGCACGCAACGTGCTGATCGCCGTGCAGGGCAAGCACCATGACCTGCTCTACAGCAATATCCTGGCCACCGAGCCGATGGACTGGGTGGCCGGCGAGGCGCCCCTCGCCGAGGGGCGCTTCACGGCCAAGACCCGCTATCGCCAGGAGGATGTCGCCTGCAGCATGCGCACCCGCGAGGACGGCGGCGTCGAGGTCATCTTCGACGAGCCCCAGCGCGCCGTGACTCCCGGCCAGTCTCTGGTGCTCTACGACGGCGAGATCTGTCTCGGCGGCGGGGTGATTCGCGAGACCTGGCAGGACAAGGAGCGTCGCTCATGA
- the purB gene encoding adenylosuccinate lyase, translating to MQLSALTALSPVDGRYGSKTEALREHFSEFGLIRARVTVEVRWLQRLAAHDGIKEVPALSADANAWLNAIVSDFSVEDAQRIKDIERTTNHDVKAVEYFLKEKVEGNAELNAVTEFIHFACTSEDINNLSHALMLRGGLKDVLLPVMHEVTEAIVALAHQHADQPMLSRTHGQTASPTTLGKEMANVAARLRRQLTQIEAVELLGKINGAVGNYNAHLATYPSIDWAANAETFVSELGLTFNPYTTQIEPHDYIAELFDAVCRFNTILIDFDRDVWGYISLGYFKQRTVAGEIGSSTMPHKVNPIDFENSEGNLGIANAVLTHLAQKLPISRWQRDLTDSTVLRNLGTGLAQGLIAYQATLKGISKLEANPERLDADLDNSWEVLAEPIQTVMRRYGIEKPYEKLKELTRGKRIDQVGFATFIETLELPAEVKTELKAMSPATYIGNAAAQAKAL from the coding sequence ATGCAACTCTCTGCTCTCACTGCCCTCTCTCCCGTCGACGGCCGCTACGGCTCCAAGACCGAAGCCCTGCGCGAGCACTTCAGCGAGTTCGGCCTGATCCGCGCCCGTGTCACCGTCGAGGTGCGCTGGCTGCAGCGCCTGGCCGCCCATGACGGCATCAAGGAAGTGCCGGCCCTCTCGGCCGATGCCAATGCCTGGCTTAACGCCATCGTTTCAGACTTCAGCGTCGAGGATGCCCAGCGCATCAAGGACATCGAGCGCACCACCAACCATGACGTCAAGGCGGTCGAGTACTTCCTGAAGGAGAAGGTCGAGGGCAATGCCGAGCTCAACGCCGTCACCGAGTTCATCCACTTCGCCTGCACCAGCGAGGACATCAACAACCTGTCCCACGCGCTGATGCTGCGCGGCGGCCTGAAGGATGTGCTGCTGCCGGTCATGCATGAGGTCACCGAGGCCATCGTCGCCCTGGCCCACCAGCACGCCGACCAGCCGATGCTGTCGCGCACCCATGGCCAGACGGCGAGCCCCACTACCTTGGGCAAGGAGATGGCCAACGTCGCCGCGCGCCTGCGCCGCCAGCTCACGCAGATCGAAGCCGTCGAGCTGCTCGGCAAGATCAACGGTGCGGTAGGCAACTACAACGCCCACCTGGCGACCTACCCGAGCATCGACTGGGCAGCCAACGCCGAGACCTTCGTCTCCGAGCTGGGGCTGACCTTCAACCCCTACACCACCCAGATCGAGCCCCACGACTACATCGCCGAGCTGTTCGACGCGGTGTGTCGCTTCAACACCATCCTGATCGACTTCGATCGCGACGTCTGGGGCTATATCTCGCTGGGGTACTTCAAGCAGCGCACCGTGGCCGGCGAGATCGGCTCATCGACCATGCCCCACAAGGTCAACCCGATCGACTTCGAGAACTCCGAGGGCAACTTGGGCATCGCCAATGCCGTGCTGACCCATCTGGCGCAGAAGCTGCCGATCTCCCGCTGGCAGCGCGACCTGACCGATTCCACCGTGCTGCGTAACCTCGGCACCGGTCTGGCGCAGGGCCTGATCGCCTACCAGGCGACCCTCAAGGGCATCAGCAAGCTCGAGGCCAACCCGGAACGCCTCGACGCCGACCTGGACAACAGCTGGGAAGTGCTGGCCGAGCCGATCCAGACCGTGATGCGTCGCTACGGCATCGAGAAGCCCTACGAGAAGCTCAAGGAGCTGACCCGCGGCAAGCGCATCGACCAGGTCGGCTTCGCCACCTTCATCGAGACGCTGGAGCTGCCGGCCGAGGTCAAGACCGAGCTCAAGGCCATGAGCCCGGCCACCTATATCGGCAACGCCGCGGCCCAGGCCAAGGCGCTTTAA
- the hflD gene encoding high frequency lysogenization protein HflD, whose amino-acid sequence MTTPIHRAPDSPISRQVLALAGVFQAAVVVDELARTGQVDERAWQTLIRATVDTDPESFEAIYGGHPNHLRQGLDTLSAVVGKRQANPVVLRYGFSLLLLSQKLRKNPQMMDTLGTRLTRVQSQAGHFGDTHENVVASLGEIYQDTISTFRYRIVVQGEPSLLQQRMMPERVRAALLAGVRFALLWHQQGGRRWKLIFQRGAMRRALDEFG is encoded by the coding sequence ATGACCACCCCGATTCATCGCGCTCCAGACTCCCCGATCAGCCGCCAGGTGCTGGCCTTGGCCGGCGTCTTCCAGGCCGCCGTGGTGGTCGACGAACTGGCCCGCACCGGCCAGGTCGACGAACGGGCCTGGCAGACGCTGATCCGCGCCACCGTCGACACCGACCCGGAAAGCTTCGAGGCCATCTACGGCGGCCATCCCAATCACCTGCGCCAGGGTCTCGATACCCTGAGCGCCGTGGTCGGCAAGCGCCAGGCCAATCCGGTGGTGTTGCGCTACGGTTTCTCCCTGCTGCTGCTGTCCCAGAAGCTGCGCAAGAACCCGCAGATGATGGACACCCTCGGCACCCGCCTGACCCGTGTTCAGAGCCAGGCGGGACACTTCGGCGACACCCACGAGAACGTGGTGGCGAGCCTTGGCGAGATCTACCAGGACACCATCTCGACCTTCCGTTACCGCATCGTGGTCCAGGGCGAACCGAGCCTTCTGCAGCAGCGCATGATGCCGGAGCGAGTGCGGGCCGCCCTGCTGGCCGGCGTGCGCTTCGCCCTGCTGTGGCATCAGCAGGGCGGCCGGCGCTGGAAGCTGATCTTCCAGCGCGGCGCCATGCGGCGCGCCCTCGACGAGTTCGGCTAG
- a CDS encoding NADP-dependent isocitrate dehydrogenase, producing MSTTPKIIYTLTDEAPALATYSLLPIIDAYTDSAGISVETRDISLAGRIICLFPEYLSDEQQLGDHLAELGELAKTPEANIIKLPNISASVPQLKAAIRELQSQGYKLPDYPEEASSDVERDIKARYDRVKGSAVNPVLREGNSDRRAPKSVKNYARKYPHRMGEWSADSQSHVACMSEGDFYGSEQSATMAADGVVKIELVGKDGTTTVLKEKTPVLAGEVIDGSMMSRKALSAFVAEQIADAKERGVLFSLHLKATMMKVSDPIMFGMVVNEFYRDVLDKHAEALDEVGFDATNGIGDLYATIAKLPAAKQEEIKADIEALYAERPSLAMVDSHKGITNLHVPSDVIIDASMPAMIRDSGKMWGADDALHDAKAVIPDRCYATIYQATIDDCKANGAFDPTTMGSVPNVGLMAKKAEEYGSHDKTFQIPADGTVRVTSDAGEVVFEHAVEKGDIWRMCQTKDAPIKDWVKLAVSRARDSETPAVFWLDANRGHDAELIKKVETYLQEHDTSGLDIRIMAPVDAMKFSLERIRRGEDTISVTGNVLRDYLTDLFPIMELGTSAKMLSIVPLMNGGGLFETGAGGSAPKHVQQLIQENHLRWDSLGEFLALAASLEHLGKTFDNARARVLAKALDEANGKFLDSNKSPSRKVGELDNRGSHFYLAMYWADALATQDEDAELKALFGKLAEEFHAKEAVIVEELNGVQGQSVDIQGYYHPNGELTERAMRPSETLNAALALVAKG from the coding sequence ATGTCAACAACGCCGAAGATTATCTACACGCTCACCGACGAAGCACCGGCCCTGGCTACCTATTCCCTGCTGCCGATCATCGATGCGTATACCGACTCCGCCGGTATCAGCGTGGAGACCCGGGACATCTCCCTGGCCGGCCGCATCATCTGCCTGTTTCCCGAATACCTGAGCGACGAGCAGCAGCTCGGCGATCACCTGGCCGAACTCGGTGAGCTGGCCAAGACCCCCGAAGCCAACATCATCAAGCTGCCCAACATCAGTGCCTCGGTGCCGCAGCTCAAGGCGGCCATTCGCGAGCTGCAGAGCCAGGGCTACAAGCTGCCCGACTATCCCGAAGAGGCCTCAAGCGACGTGGAGCGCGACATCAAGGCGCGCTACGACCGGGTCAAGGGCAGCGCCGTGAACCCGGTGCTGCGCGAAGGCAACAGCGACCGTCGCGCGCCCAAGTCGGTCAAGAACTATGCCCGCAAGTACCCGCACCGCATGGGCGAGTGGAGCGCCGACTCCCAGTCTCACGTGGCCTGCATGAGCGAGGGCGATTTCTACGGCAGCGAGCAGTCCGCCACCATGGCCGCCGATGGCGTGGTCAAGATCGAGCTGGTCGGCAAGGACGGCACCACTACGGTGCTCAAGGAGAAGACGCCGGTGTTGGCCGGCGAGGTGATCGACGGCTCCATGATGAGCCGCAAGGCCCTGTCCGCCTTCGTCGCCGAGCAGATCGCCGATGCCAAGGAGCGGGGCGTGCTGTTTTCCCTGCACCTCAAGGCGACCATGATGAAGGTCTCCGACCCGATCATGTTCGGCATGGTGGTCAACGAGTTCTATCGCGACGTGCTGGACAAGCACGCCGAGGCCCTGGACGAGGTCGGCTTCGATGCCACCAACGGCATCGGCGATCTCTACGCCACCATCGCCAAGCTGCCGGCCGCGAAGCAGGAAGAGATCAAGGCGGACATCGAGGCCCTCTACGCCGAGCGTCCGTCCCTGGCCATGGTCGATTCCCACAAGGGCATCACCAACCTGCACGTGCCCAGCGACGTGATCATCGACGCCTCCATGCCGGCGATGATTCGTGACTCCGGCAAGATGTGGGGCGCCGACGATGCCCTGCACGACGCCAAGGCGGTGATTCCGGATCGCTGCTACGCCACCATCTATCAGGCCACCATCGACGACTGCAAGGCCAATGGCGCCTTCGATCCGACCACCATGGGCAGCGTGCCCAACGTCGGCCTGATGGCCAAGAAGGCCGAGGAGTACGGCTCCCACGACAAGACCTTCCAGATTCCCGCCGACGGCACCGTGCGTGTCACCAGCGATGCAGGCGAGGTGGTCTTCGAGCACGCCGTGGAGAAGGGCGACATCTGGCGCATGTGCCAGACCAAGGACGCCCCGATCAAGGACTGGGTCAAGCTGGCCGTGAGCCGGGCGCGCGACAGCGAGACGCCGGCGGTGTTCTGGCTCGACGCCAACCGCGGCCACGATGCCGAGCTGATCAAGAAGGTCGAGACCTACCTTCAGGAGCATGACACCAGCGGCCTGGACATCCGCATCATGGCCCCGGTGGATGCCATGAAATTCAGCCTGGAGCGGATCCGTCGCGGCGAGGACACCATCTCCGTCACCGGTAACGTGCTGCGCGACTACCTCACCGACCTGTTCCCGATCATGGAGCTGGGCACCAGCGCCAAGATGCTCTCCATCGTGCCGCTGATGAACGGCGGTGGCCTGTTCGAGACCGGTGCCGGCGGTTCCGCGCCCAAGCACGTGCAGCAGCTCATCCAGGAGAACCACCTGCGCTGGGACTCCCTGGGCGAGTTCCTGGCCCTGGCCGCGTCCCTCGAGCACCTCGGCAAGACCTTCGACAACGCCCGGGCCCGGGTGCTGGCCAAGGCGCTGGACGAGGCCAACGGCAAGTTCCTCGACAGCAACAAGTCGCCGTCGCGCAAGGTCGGTGAGCTGGACAACCGGGGCAGCCACTTCTACCTGGCCATGTACTGGGCCGATGCTCTGGCCACCCAGGACGAGGATGCCGAGCTCAAGGCGCTGTTCGGCAAGCTGGCCGAAGAGTTCCACGCCAAGGAAGCCGTGATCGTCGAGGAGCTCAATGGGGTTCAGGGGCAGTCCGTGGATATCCAGGGCTACTACCACCCCAATGGCGAGCTGACCGAGCGGGCCATGCGCCCGAGCGAGACTCTCAACGCCGCCCTGGCCCTGGTGGCCAAGGGCTAA